A region from the Flexistipes sp. genome encodes:
- the hypD gene encoding hydrogenase formation protein HypD, with the protein MKLITDFRNSEISRRLIKKIEEESSSESGYTIMEVCGTHTVSIFKYGIRSVLPENVSLISGPGCPVCVTSQGEIDAIFQIVKNNNVSLLTFGDLMKVPGSSGENLINLRSEGKDIRVMLSPLDAVKTAAREPDREFVFVGIGFETTAPAIASAVLEAKNMGLNNFSILPYCKTMPEVLGYLLDDPKLDINGFLCPGHVSVVTGKNIYQPLAQKGKAAVITGFEPLDILSSILQIIRQVNSGDYCVYNNYSRVVSDNGNRKAVQIMDTVFEPCSAVWRGLGELEDSGLGLKEEFSLFNSLEKFNVRVPQVSEKKGCRCGDVLKGHIKPNLCPLFSLQCNPENPVGPCMVSSEGACSAYYKFN; encoded by the coding sequence ATGAAATTGATTACTGATTTTCGCAATTCGGAGATCTCCCGACGGTTAATTAAAAAAATAGAAGAAGAATCTTCTTCAGAATCCGGATATACAATCATGGAAGTTTGCGGAACTCACACTGTATCCATCTTCAAATATGGTATAAGGAGCGTACTGCCGGAAAATGTGTCGCTAATATCAGGCCCCGGCTGTCCTGTCTGCGTAACATCACAGGGGGAAATAGATGCCATTTTTCAAATTGTTAAAAATAATAATGTGTCACTTCTGACATTTGGTGATTTAATGAAAGTTCCCGGCTCAAGTGGTGAAAATCTTATTAATTTACGCTCAGAAGGAAAAGATATCCGTGTGATGCTTTCCCCGCTGGATGCAGTAAAAACTGCAGCCAGAGAGCCTGACCGTGAATTCGTTTTTGTAGGTATAGGTTTTGAGACAACTGCACCTGCAATCGCTTCGGCAGTGCTTGAAGCAAAAAATATGGGACTAAATAATTTCTCCATACTTCCTTACTGCAAAACCATGCCCGAAGTTTTGGGTTATCTTCTGGATGATCCTAAACTTGATATAAACGGGTTTTTATGCCCCGGACACGTCTCAGTGGTAACCGGCAAGAACATTTATCAGCCTTTGGCACAGAAGGGGAAGGCAGCTGTAATTACAGGTTTTGAACCTTTGGACATCCTTTCCTCAATATTGCAGATTATCAGACAGGTAAACAGTGGAGATTATTGCGTATATAATAATTATTCACGTGTTGTAAGTGATAATGGAAACCGGAAAGCCGTTCAAATAATGGATACTGTATTTGAGCCCTGTTCCGCTGTATGGAGAGGCCTTGGAGAGTTGGAAGACAGCGGTTTAGGTTTAAAAGAAGAATTCAGTCTTTTCAACTCATTAGAGAAATTTAATGTGAGAGTACCTCAGGTTAGTGAAAAGAAAGGGTGCAGATGCGGTGATGTTCTGAAGGGGCATATAAAACCAAATCTGTGCCCTTTATTCAGTTTGCAGTGTAATCCGGAAAATCCGGTAGGGCCCTGTATGGTTTCGTCTGAAGGAGCATGTTCTGCATACTATAAATTTAATTGA
- a CDS encoding rhomboid family intramembrane serine protease yields the protein MRKPYINTFLIIFNIAIFFYQLSLGSEMRYFIFEYGLIPLKVFAPFEIVPAIEKIYPFFTSMFLHGGWFHLISNMYFLFIFGDNVEDDLGHVKYLFVYIMFGLAAAITQVIMFSNSGIPTIGASGAVAGVMGYYFIRYPHATVKTLVIFIFFITIVDIPAIIFLGVWFFIQFISGSTQAAVASGGGIAWWAHIGGFFSGILICIINRKRYYRAG from the coding sequence TTGCGAAAACCGTACATTAACACATTCCTTATAATTTTTAACATTGCAATATTCTTCTATCAGCTTTCACTGGGCAGTGAAATGAGGTATTTTATTTTTGAATATGGTCTAATACCTCTGAAAGTTTTTGCTCCATTTGAAATTGTGCCTGCCATTGAAAAAATTTATCCGTTTTTCACCTCGATGTTTTTGCACGGAGGCTGGTTTCATTTGATAAGTAACATGTATTTTTTGTTTATTTTCGGTGACAATGTAGAAGATGACCTGGGGCATGTAAAATACTTGTTCGTGTATATTATGTTTGGACTTGCAGCTGCAATAACTCAGGTTATTATGTTTTCCAATTCCGGAATCCCCACCATAGGTGCAAGCGGAGCAGTTGCGGGCGTAATGGGCTACTATTTTATCCGATATCCCCATGCCACTGTCAAGACACTGGTAATTTTTATATTTTTCATTACAATAGTGGATATACCGGCGATAATTTTTTTGGGGGTATGGTTTTTTATTCAGTTCATAAGCGGTTCCACTCAGGCTGCTGTTGCGTCAGGAGGAGGAATAGCATGGTGGGCTCATATTGGGGGGTTTTTTTCAGGTATTTTAATTTGTATTATAAACAGAAAGCGTTACTATAGAGCGGGGTGA
- a CDS encoding NapC/NirT family cytochrome c — translation MWQKLKDFTRKDPVLFVAIIIVIIVGFTFANVEVLHYTSEPEFCQNCHPAEKVGPLGEYYTWEKSLHATAEVECLDCHGDPGIIGYMEAKVGGLKDLYGEFFKSQEHKMEILMKGATDKEYAAELVPNETCMHCHTDSVNKKHWNNRLMNVGIDFRLIDSVHNPGFRKSFGRPDIMDEGVDVGVKPNHKFHIEEVGLNCVDCHLGVAHKGELHNLPKMATCFECHHNEREENPNISAPENMECAECHKLQVDIQAGTFAKEQGVENLKWYMESLACTDCHTDPYARPTTETCVQCHDSSYGDLMVMFQDTFESRLSKIEEDYKELFHERLEMPEGKRDLFLDLKRLVRAMQMDGSSGVHNPDYFSMMMDKAEALIEKIHNYDEESAKGGYKSLIERKEEGEMIGGGEEEEKAEKEEKKVSNPPELVAIAPETINLAERHNIETTKKPVIFDHKMHYQNFECSECHDKPESGTLKADLTKFSGINNSFHQELCFPCHKEERVPRGTSCNTCHK, via the coding sequence ATGTGGCAGAAACTGAAAGATTTCACCAGAAAAGATCCTGTTTTATTTGTAGCTATTATTATTGTAATTATTGTAGGATTTACTTTTGCCAATGTTGAGGTTCTACACTATACTTCGGAGCCTGAATTTTGTCAAAACTGCCATCCCGCGGAAAAAGTGGGGCCGCTCGGAGAATATTATACCTGGGAGAAGAGTCTTCATGCCACAGCTGAAGTGGAGTGTTTGGACTGTCACGGTGACCCGGGAATTATCGGATATATGGAAGCTAAGGTGGGTGGTTTGAAAGATCTGTATGGTGAATTTTTCAAATCCCAGGAACATAAAATGGAAATTCTCATGAAAGGGGCAACTGATAAGGAATATGCCGCTGAATTGGTTCCTAATGAAACATGCATGCACTGTCATACGGACAGTGTGAATAAAAAGCATTGGAATAACAGATTGATGAATGTTGGTATAGATTTTCGTCTTATTGATTCGGTACATAACCCCGGTTTCAGAAAATCATTCGGAAGACCTGATATTATGGATGAAGGTGTTGATGTGGGTGTAAAACCCAATCACAAATTCCATATTGAAGAAGTTGGCCTGAATTGTGTAGATTGTCACCTTGGTGTTGCCCACAAGGGCGAGCTTCACAACCTGCCTAAAATGGCCACTTGTTTTGAATGCCATCATAATGAGAGGGAAGAGAATCCGAACATTTCCGCTCCTGAAAATATGGAATGTGCAGAATGCCATAAGCTTCAGGTGGATATTCAGGCGGGTACGTTTGCAAAAGAACAGGGTGTTGAAAATCTCAAGTGGTATATGGAAAGTCTTGCATGTACAGACTGTCACACAGACCCTTATGCGAGACCCACAACAGAAACCTGCGTGCAATGCCACGATTCATCATATGGTGACTTGATGGTTATGTTCCAGGATACTTTTGAAAGCCGTCTGAGCAAAATTGAGGAAGATTATAAAGAGCTTTTCCACGAAAGGCTTGAAATGCCGGAAGGAAAGAGAGATCTTTTCCTTGATCTTAAGAGATTGGTCAGAGCAATGCAGATGGACGGATCATCCGGAGTGCACAACCCCGATTATTTTTCCATGATGATGGATAAAGCGGAAGCTCTTATCGAAAAAATCCACAATTATGACGAGGAAAGTGCAAAAGGCGGTTATAAAAGTCTGATTGAGCGTAAAGAAGAAGGCGAAATGATCGGCGGCGGAGAAGAGGAAGAAAAAGCTGAAAAAGAAGAGAAGAAGGTTTCAAATCCGCCTGAGCTTGTAGCGATTGCTCCTGAAACAATTAATCTTGCCGAAAGGCACAACATTGAAACAACGAAGAAACCTGTTATCTTTGATCATAAGATGCACTATCAGAATTTTGAGTGCTCTGAATGTCACGATAAACCAGAATCTGGAACCCTTAAGGCAGATCTTACAAAATTTTCTGGAATAAATAATTCATTCCACCAGGAATTGTGTTTTCCATGCCATAAGGAAGAGAGAGTTCCGAGGGGAACCAGTTGTAACACCTGCCATAAATAA
- a CDS encoding pilus assembly protein PilP: MLNKYLVYCFILLIVLLFAACDMIPGFSEKTEFTPRKEEPVKPVKVDVSNIQEQGKELKRLFADKYVPLEYTFQKNPFRSVVEIYKESQLEEGVSANPLRNVTLEKISLVGTLQGDVGVIGVLNAEGNTYYVKTGDRIGKNGGVIIDISGNKMRIRQREQDIFGNVRSVIKELTLEPKEEVI; the protein is encoded by the coding sequence ATGTTAAACAAATATTTGGTTTATTGTTTTATATTGCTTATTGTGCTTTTGTTCGCAGCATGCGATATGATCCCCGGTTTTTCTGAAAAAACAGAATTCACGCCGAGAAAAGAAGAGCCAGTTAAGCCTGTTAAGGTTGATGTGAGTAATATTCAAGAGCAGGGCAAAGAGCTTAAGAGGCTTTTTGCTGACAAATATGTGCCTTTGGAATATACGTTCCAGAAGAATCCGTTTAGGTCAGTTGTCGAAATATACAAAGAATCTCAACTCGAGGAAGGAGTCTCAGCTAATCCGTTAAGGAATGTTACGTTAGAAAAGATATCTCTGGTAGGCACATTGCAGGGAGATGTAGGAGTAATAGGTGTGCTCAATGCCGAAGGAAATACATATTATGTTAAAACGGGCGATAGAATCGGTAAAAACGGAGGTGTAATTATTGACATCTCCGGAAATAAAATGCGTATAAGGCAAAGAGAACAGGATATTTTTGGAAATGTTCGTAGTGTTATCAAAGAATTAACATTGGAGCCTAAGGAGGAAGTAATATGA
- the hypE gene encoding hydrogenase expression/formation protein HypE: MEDKKITSALGSGGKSTNDFVKDIICKYFGNSILENLGDAAYLDINGELSFSTDSFVVEPEFFPGGDIGKLAVYGTCNDLSVSGAKPKFLSFSLIVPEGYKFSDTEKIVASAGAAAEEAGVQIVCGDTKVISASGLKSPLVNTAGIGVLKKKLNDYGKIKTGDKIILTSDIARHGMCIISKREGLNIDSEIESDCADLNPLFEVSGYKGIKFARDATRGGVAAVLNEISDKTGLGFLVDEDEIPMREDVKYLCEFLGFDPLSVANEGAALLIVESALSSKILDKIKSVKVGADAALIGEVCSENKVMLKTPIGGIRNVEMPVGELLPRIC; the protein is encoded by the coding sequence ATGGAAGATAAAAAAATAACCTCGGCTCTGGGAAGCGGAGGAAAGTCTACAAACGATTTTGTCAAAGATATTATCTGCAAATACTTTGGTAATAGTATTCTTGAAAATTTGGGTGATGCCGCATACCTGGATATAAACGGAGAATTGTCATTCAGCACTGATTCGTTCGTTGTGGAACCGGAGTTTTTCCCCGGCGGTGATATCGGTAAACTGGCAGTATACGGAACCTGCAATGATTTATCGGTCTCCGGCGCCAAACCGAAATTTTTATCATTTTCACTAATTGTTCCCGAAGGGTACAAATTTTCAGATACGGAGAAAATTGTTGCATCTGCCGGAGCTGCCGCCGAGGAGGCAGGTGTACAGATAGTGTGCGGAGATACAAAGGTAATCTCTGCTTCGGGGCTGAAATCCCCACTTGTAAATACCGCCGGCATTGGGGTTTTAAAAAAGAAACTTAACGACTACGGTAAAATAAAAACCGGCGACAAAATTATATTAACTTCGGATATAGCGAGACACGGAATGTGTATTATATCAAAAAGGGAGGGGCTCAATATCGATAGTGAAATTGAATCGGATTGTGCAGATTTAAATCCGCTTTTTGAGGTATCAGGCTATAAAGGGATTAAATTCGCCCGGGACGCTACAAGAGGGGGTGTAGCAGCAGTGCTGAATGAAATATCTGATAAGACCGGCCTCGGTTTTTTGGTTGATGAAGATGAAATTCCTATGCGGGAGGATGTGAAGTATCTCTGCGAGTTTTTGGGATTTGACCCGTTGAGTGTTGCCAATGAAGGTGCAGCTCTTCTGATAGTTGAATCAGCCTTGTCTTCTAAAATTCTTGATAAAATTAAAAGTGTTAAGGTGGGGGCAGATGCTGCCTTGATAGGAGAAGTATGCAGCGAAAATAAAGTAATGCTTAAGACACCTATAGGGGGAATCAGAAATGTCGAGATGCCGGTTGGTGAGCTTTTGCCTCGTATTTGTTAG
- the pilM gene encoding type IV pilus biogenesis protein PilM — MFGKKENLIGVDIGSNSVKVLELKSKKDGYILSNITHKELPADVISEGTIVDYGELVNSIVEIFKNNKFSHKRVAGALKGNAVIAKRLTVASIDAKNFDEVFRWEAEQYIQMDINEVNIDYQILNKDQEVDQADVLLAVARKDLIADMISVLESAKLKPELIDLEVFSLINAFEMGYGTDSDITSIINIGHSSMLILFVKNGLYEFSRETNFGVKDCIELIQQRLNVNEREATTLLRDAEAVEFNEELQGVFDEFGSQLAAEVKNTFDMFYTSSHQNVLKCYICGGGSNLYNVKENISKQTSLDVNYFNPFTNIEVDKKVDLDYLNQNMYLFNVAVGLALRKAGDK; from the coding sequence ATGTTTGGTAAAAAAGAAAATCTCATCGGTGTTGATATAGGGAGCAACTCTGTAAAAGTATTGGAACTGAAAAGCAAGAAAGACGGCTATATTCTAAGCAATATCACTCATAAGGAATTGCCTGCAGATGTTATATCAGAAGGAACAATCGTTGATTATGGCGAACTGGTCAATTCGATAGTGGAGATTTTCAAAAACAACAAATTTTCCCATAAGAGAGTTGCGGGTGCCCTCAAGGGGAATGCAGTTATTGCCAAACGCCTCACTGTAGCATCTATAGATGCTAAAAATTTCGATGAAGTTTTTAGATGGGAAGCTGAACAGTACATTCAAATGGATATAAATGAAGTAAATATAGACTATCAAATATTAAACAAAGATCAGGAGGTTGATCAGGCGGATGTTTTGCTGGCAGTTGCAAGGAAGGATTTGATAGCTGATATGATAAGCGTTCTGGAATCAGCAAAACTAAAACCCGAGTTGATTGATTTGGAAGTCTTTTCACTAATAAATGCTTTTGAAATGGGTTATGGAACAGACAGCGACATTACTTCAATTATAAATATAGGTCATTCTTCTATGCTCATTTTGTTTGTCAAGAACGGTTTGTACGAGTTTTCCAGGGAAACAAACTTTGGAGTGAAAGACTGTATCGAGCTTATTCAGCAGAGATTAAATGTCAACGAAAGAGAAGCCACTACTTTGCTAAGGGATGCAGAGGCGGTGGAGTTTAATGAGGAATTGCAGGGTGTTTTTGATGAGTTCGGCAGTCAGCTTGCCGCAGAAGTTAAAAATACTTTCGATATGTTTTATACCAGTAGCCACCAGAATGTATTAAAATGTTATATTTGCGGCGGAGGCTCCAATCTGTACAATGTCAAAGAAAATATAAGCAAGCAAACCTCTCTGGATGTGAACTATTTCAACCCCTTTACCAATATTGAAGTGGATAAGAAAGTGGATCTAGATTACCTTAATCAGAATATGTACTTATTTAACGTTGCAGTAGGGCTTGCTTTACGAAAGGCGGGTGACAAATGA
- a CDS encoding HypC/HybG/HupF family hydrogenase formation chaperone: MCLGLPGEIIEKDEFSAVVDIGGTKREVSLMMLPEEVRIGDYVMVHVGFAISKMDPEEARKTLETIMEIADEIDY, encoded by the coding sequence ATGTGTCTGGGACTTCCCGGGGAAATTATTGAGAAAGATGAGTTTTCAGCTGTTGTGGATATAGGCGGTACAAAAAGAGAAGTATCTTTGATGATGCTTCCTGAAGAAGTCCGCATTGGTGATTATGTTATGGTGCATGTCGGATTTGCCATTTCCAAAATGGATCCTGAAGAAGCCAGAAAGACTCTTGAAACTATTATGGAGATAGCGGATGAAATTGATTACTGA
- the hisI gene encoding phosphoribosyl-AMP cyclohydrolase, whose protein sequence is MIDWKKMNGLLPVVVQDADNKEVLMQAYVNEEALKLTKETGYAHYYSRSRKKIWQKGESSGNIQLVREVYLDCDGDCLLYLVEQKGPACHTGRRSCFYRKLHI, encoded by the coding sequence TTGATTGATTGGAAAAAAATGAACGGGTTGCTGCCTGTGGTAGTGCAGGATGCTGATAATAAAGAAGTTCTTATGCAGGCTTATGTTAACGAAGAGGCTTTAAAGTTAACTAAGGAAACGGGTTATGCACATTACTACAGCAGAAGCAGAAAAAAAATTTGGCAAAAAGGTGAAAGTTCTGGTAATATTCAATTAGTAAGGGAAGTATATCTGGACTGCGATGGAGATTGTCTCCTTTACCTGGTAGAACAGAAAGGACCTGCATGTCATACCGGGAGACGGAGCTGTTTTTATAGAAAATTGCATATTTAG
- a CDS encoding PilN domain-containing protein, which translates to MIKINLLLSKKKKFRPVYFELLLFFIIVVALVFSFNLIVQGLNSKAQLIQTEIDKLNREYRELQQVKREVDAFKQQKQELQSKIDIVKKLKQDQKGYYKILTVFEKAMPEDVWVGSISFDGNSINVSGSSLRTASVNEFIVNLYESKIFTNVNLQVVRKKTVENIDINDFSITADVRLGGA; encoded by the coding sequence ATGATAAAAATTAATTTATTACTAAGTAAAAAGAAAAAATTTCGTCCTGTATATTTTGAGCTACTATTGTTTTTTATAATTGTCGTAGCTTTGGTTTTTAGTTTTAATCTCATTGTACAAGGACTTAACAGTAAAGCCCAGCTGATTCAAACAGAAATTGATAAGTTGAACAGAGAGTACAGAGAATTACAACAGGTGAAAAGAGAAGTTGATGCTTTTAAACAACAGAAACAGGAACTGCAAAGCAAAATTGACATTGTAAAGAAATTAAAACAGGATCAAAAAGGTTACTATAAAATTTTAACCGTTTTTGAGAAGGCTATGCCGGAGGATGTCTGGGTAGGCTCTATCAGTTTTGACGGCAACAGTATCAATGTATCCGGTTCATCTTTGAGAACAGCCTCGGTAAACGAATTTATTGTTAATCTGTATGAATCAAAAATTTTTACAAATGTTAATCTGCAGGTCGTAAGAAAAAAGACGGTAGAAAATATAGATATAAATGACTTCAGTATTACCGCTGATGTTCGTTTGGGTGGGGCGTGA
- a CDS encoding type 4a pilus biogenesis protein PilO, with the protein MRFLEKVPLRYRIIVEVLVIVILVALFYYFMYQPRVEKITQLKQQYDSLSLKVSRLKPIALSYDQFKREVELLNKQFNMVLEVLPNERSYNELYDQIVGLAEKNGVKVLLFQPAGLNRIDNFHSSVNFNMNVEAGYVELISFLYRMNYLDKIINLRSMQIKGIKDKEGEIVLNVNLGLNSYMFNVPKGN; encoded by the coding sequence ATGCGTTTTTTAGAAAAGGTTCCACTACGATACAGAATTATTGTTGAAGTATTAGTAATAGTTATCCTGGTTGCTTTATTTTATTATTTTATGTATCAGCCCAGGGTGGAAAAAATTACGCAGCTTAAACAGCAGTATGATTCGCTAAGTCTTAAGGTTTCAAGACTGAAGCCGATTGCTTTAAGTTACGACCAGTTTAAAAGGGAAGTTGAGCTGCTAAATAAACAATTTAACATGGTATTGGAGGTTCTGCCAAATGAAAGGAGCTATAATGAGCTGTATGATCAAATTGTAGGACTGGCTGAGAAAAACGGAGTTAAGGTTCTGCTTTTTCAGCCTGCTGGGTTGAATCGGATAGATAATTTCCATTCATCAGTTAATTTTAATATGAATGTTGAAGCAGGGTATGTGGAGTTAATAAGCTTTTTATACAGAATGAATTATCTTGATAAAATTATAAATTTGAGGAGTATGCAGATAAAAGGGATAAAAGATAAAGAAGGAGAAATTGTTTTAAATGTTAATTTGGGTTTGAATTCGTATATGTTTAATGTCCCGAAGGGGAATTGA